Proteins from a genomic interval of Flammeovirgaceae bacterium SG7u.111:
- a CDS encoding helix-turn-helix domain-containing protein, translating into MVGLTTLQDFYREMGFANDSELQRILPEGINKDIGHFNVFNISNVMQKVKETKTMPYNRRAYYKISLISGHNLAEYADKTIEIKQHALLFASPKVPYNYLSQDENQSGHFCIFTEEFLASSRAGMLLDDLPIFKPGGYPVFQLNTTQVKEISLIFDKMNKEITSDYTFKYDLLRNYVLELIHYGQKLQPEIATQPPHNATTRVVGLFVELLERQFPITSPSQQLELRTAKSYAERLAIHVNHLNKVLKENTGKTTTDFISGRIAQEAKLLLKQTDWNVSEVAYSLGFEEVAHFSNFFKKQAGISPLAFRS; encoded by the coding sequence ATGGTAGGCTTAACAACTTTACAAGATTTTTATAGGGAGATGGGTTTCGCAAATGACAGCGAGCTCCAACGTATTCTGCCAGAAGGTATCAACAAAGACATTGGCCATTTCAATGTGTTCAACATCAGCAACGTGATGCAGAAGGTAAAGGAAACGAAAACGATGCCTTACAATAGGCGGGCGTATTACAAAATTAGCCTGATAAGCGGGCACAACCTTGCTGAATATGCTGATAAAACAATTGAAATAAAGCAACATGCCTTACTTTTTGCCTCACCAAAAGTTCCATATAATTACCTTTCCCAAGATGAAAACCAATCAGGTCATTTCTGTATTTTCACTGAGGAGTTCCTTGCATCTTCAAGGGCTGGAATGCTACTAGATGACCTTCCAATTTTCAAACCGGGTGGCTATCCTGTTTTCCAGCTTAACACTACACAAGTAAAGGAAATTAGCCTTATTTTTGATAAAATGAATAAGGAAATCACATCTGACTATACCTTCAAATATGACTTGTTACGCAACTATGTGTTGGAATTGATCCATTACGGGCAAAAGCTTCAACCAGAAATAGCTACACAGCCACCCCACAATGCCACCACCCGTGTAGTAGGTTTGTTTGTTGAGCTATTGGAACGCCAATTTCCTATCACCTCGCCTAGCCAACAATTGGAGTTGCGCACCGCCAAAAGCTATGCGGAAAGATTAGCCATCCACGTCAACCACCTCAATAAAGTATTAAAGGAAAACACTGGAAAAACCACTACCGATTTCATCAGTGGTCGCATTGCACAAGAAGCAAAATTGCTCTTGAAACAAACCGACTGGAATGTTTCAGAAGTTGCCTATTCTTTGGGCTTCGAAGAAGTTGCCCATTTTTCCAATTTCTTCAAAAAGCAAGCTGGCATTTCACCTCTAGCTTTCCGCTCCTAA
- a CDS encoding SDR family oxidoreductase, giving the protein MNTKNKIALVTGGSRGLGKNMALALAKKGIDVVLTYNSNKTEADKVATEIKSIGQKASVFQLDAGNVSSFDAFFNYVTAYLQEETGSTNFDFLINNAGTALYASFAETTEEQFDTAMNIHYKGVFFLTQKALPFMNDGGRIINISSGLARFSFPGSSAYGSMKGAVEVLTRYLAKELGSRGITANVVAPGAIETDFGGGHVRDNKEVNAQLASTTALGRVGLPDDIGGVVAFLCTKDAKWINGQRIEASGGMML; this is encoded by the coding sequence ATGAATACTAAAAACAAGATTGCATTAGTTACAGGCGGAAGCCGCGGGTTGGGAAAAAATATGGCTTTGGCACTAGCCAAAAAGGGAATTGACGTTGTACTGACCTACAACTCCAACAAAACAGAAGCTGATAAAGTAGCTACAGAAATCAAGTCAATTGGGCAGAAAGCAAGCGTTTTTCAGTTGGATGCTGGAAACGTATCTTCATTCGATGCATTTTTCAACTATGTAACAGCATATTTGCAAGAGGAAACCGGCAGTACAAACTTTGATTTTTTGATCAATAATGCGGGGACGGCACTTTACGCATCGTTTGCCGAAACTACGGAAGAGCAATTTGACACTGCCATGAACATCCACTACAAAGGTGTATTTTTCCTTACCCAAAAGGCACTGCCATTTATGAATGATGGCGGACGAATCATCAATATTTCCTCAGGTCTTGCCCGTTTTTCTTTCCCCGGTTCTTCGGCTTATGGCTCCATGAAAGGGGCTGTTGAAGTACTTACCAGATACTTGGCTAAAGAATTGGGTTCGCGCGGTATTACTGCCAATGTGGTTGCTCCAGGTGCTATCGAAACAGATTTTGGTGGCGGGCATGTAAGGGATAACAAAGAGGTAAATGCTCAATTAGCAAGTACTACGGCTTTAGGACGCGTCGGTTTGCCCGACGACATTGGTGGGGTGGTCGCTTTCTTATGCACCAAAGATGCAAAATGGATCAACGGACAACGCATTGAGGCCTCGGGTGGAATGATGCTGTAA
- a CDS encoding peroxiredoxin-like family protein: protein MKLLKSVTLLSAVILFNMSTLSAQIPDKAEDISPLLIGEVLPNSELTKADGSTAKFYDVIKEKPTVLVFYRGGWCPYCNMQLSALAIAEEEILELGYQIVAVSPDSFENIEPTVEKDKVKYSIYSDAGGKFSQEAGIAFKLSPEKARQKKTETLPVPTVFVTDTKGQILFEYISPNYKKRMTPELLMAVLKNLE from the coding sequence ATGAAACTATTAAAATCAGTTACACTTTTAAGCGCAGTAATTCTATTCAACATGAGTACTCTTTCAGCACAAATACCCGACAAAGCAGAAGACATTTCCCCCTTGCTTATTGGCGAGGTTTTGCCCAATAGCGAACTTACCAAGGCAGATGGAAGCACTGCCAAGTTCTACGATGTGATAAAAGAAAAGCCAACGGTGTTGGTATTTTATAGGGGCGGATGGTGCCCGTATTGCAACATGCAGCTTTCGGCTTTGGCTATTGCCGAAGAGGAAATACTTGAGCTTGGCTACCAGATAGTAGCGGTTAGCCCAGATAGCTTTGAAAACATCGAACCAACTGTAGAAAAAGACAAGGTGAAGTATAGCATTTATTCGGATGCAGGTGGCAAATTTAGCCAAGAAGCAGGCATTGCTTTCAAACTCTCCCCAGAAAAGGCGCGTCAGAAAAAGACGGAAACCTTACCTGTGCCGACCGTGTTTGTCACCGATACCAAGGGGCAAATTTTGTTCGAATACATCTCTCCAAACTACAAAAAAAGAATGACTCCTGAACTGCTAATGGCAGTGCTGAAGAATTTAGAATAA
- a CDS encoding carbohydrate-binding domain-containing protein — MKNRFFMAMLGSLVFMLMLSGCGEDDVINDGDEPSIIDPIDYELGSNDGIIIFYGDSIYTEGTGLSVNETVVTITAVGTYSAIGTLNDGQLLVDTEDEGNINIVLDGVDMTSATSGPIFIKSANQVNIILNEGSENYLTDADEYVYEGDDDEPNAALHSKANMTISGEGALMVTANYNDGITSKDGLVIMDGTYIVKAADDAIRGKDYLLIEGGSFSLEAGGDGLKSDHEADVDWGYITIKAGDFVITSENDGIQAETDLTIEYATMAIVAGGGYSAKLGSDVSAKGLKAGDELKVVDGEFDINTADDAIHSDNSIVIDGGGFVLGTGDDGIHGEVTLAVNGGNILIEHSYEGIESVGITINDGNIHVTSSDDGINAAGNSGRDNYLTINGGYIVVDADGDGLDANGYVEMNAGIAIVNGPTQRNNGALDYDATFAMKGGTLIAVGSSGMAQAPTSGTSSQYGLMAVFGENQKSANTLVHIQNEAGEDIVTFAPSKAYQSVVFSSPVLQTGTTYSLYFGGSSTGTETDGLYDGGTYSGGSLYKTFNISGTITTIQ, encoded by the coding sequence ATGAAAAATAGATTTTTTATGGCAATGCTTGGCAGTTTGGTGTTCATGCTGATGCTAAGCGGGTGTGGGGAGGATGATGTAATAAATGATGGGGACGAGCCTTCGATTATTGATCCAATTGATTATGAACTAGGCAGCAACGATGGAATAATTATTTTCTATGGCGATTCAATCTATACCGAAGGGACAGGGCTGAGCGTAAACGAAACCGTGGTCACTATTACAGCAGTAGGAACCTATTCTGCTATCGGCACGCTAAACGATGGGCAATTGTTGGTAGATACGGAAGACGAGGGGAATATCAATATTGTGCTCGACGGAGTTGATATGACTAGTGCTACATCTGGGCCAATTTTTATTAAAAGTGCCAATCAGGTAAATATCATTTTGAATGAAGGCTCTGAAAATTACCTCACCGATGCGGATGAGTATGTATACGAGGGAGACGATGACGAGCCAAATGCCGCTCTTCATAGCAAAGCAAATATGACTATTTCGGGAGAAGGTGCGCTAATGGTAACCGCAAATTACAACGACGGAATTACCAGTAAAGATGGCTTGGTGATTATGGATGGCACATATATAGTAAAGGCAGCGGACGATGCGATCAGAGGCAAAGATTATTTGCTGATAGAAGGCGGAAGCTTCTCGTTGGAAGCTGGTGGTGATGGCCTGAAATCGGATCATGAAGCCGATGTAGACTGGGGCTATATCACTATTAAAGCAGGAGATTTTGTGATCACTTCGGAAAACGATGGCATCCAAGCCGAGACAGATCTTACTATCGAATATGCTACGATGGCAATAGTAGCGGGAGGTGGTTATTCAGCTAAGTTGGGCAGCGATGTTTCTGCAAAAGGCTTGAAAGCAGGAGATGAATTGAAAGTAGTAGATGGAGAATTTGACATCAATACTGCTGATGATGCCATCCATTCTGACAACAGCATTGTGATAGATGGGGGTGGTTTTGTGCTAGGTACGGGTGACGATGGAATTCATGGAGAGGTTACCTTGGCAGTCAATGGGGGAAATATCCTAATTGAGCATTCGTATGAAGGGATTGAAAGTGTGGGAATAACGATCAACGACGGAAATATCCATGTGACTTCTTCGGACGATGGTATCAATGCAGCAGGAAACAGCGGTCGGGATAATTACCTGACTATCAATGGGGGATATATTGTAGTGGATGCAGATGGGGATGGTTTGGATGCTAATGGCTATGTGGAAATGAACGCTGGAATAGCCATTGTGAACGGACCTACCCAGCGCAATAATGGTGCGCTCGATTATGATGCTACCTTTGCCATGAAAGGAGGAACCTTGATTGCAGTAGGTTCTTCGGGAATGGCTCAGGCACCAACAAGTGGTACTTCTTCACAATATGGCTTGATGGCAGTGTTTGGAGAGAATCAAAAATCAGCCAATACCTTGGTGCACATCCAAAATGAAGCAGGAGAGGATATTGTGACTTTCGCCCCTAGCAAAGCGTACCAATCTGTGGTGTTTTCATCACCTGTCTTGCAAACTGGAACTACCTATTCACTCTATTTTGGAGGCAGCAGTACTGGTACAGAAACGGACGGGCTGTATGATGGAGGCACGTATTCTGGAGGAAGTTTGTACAAAACGTTCAATATTTCAGGTACGATCACTACCATTCAGTAG
- a CDS encoding AraC family transcriptional regulator produces MQKSESVKDFYNRIAISDTETKPHLLTNKDGGHFNVYKRSDIACKNYSPYNRRDFYKISLIKGTGTLHYANQWIEVKQNTLLFSNPNIPYSWEAKSAEQSGYFCLFTKEFATSNHQNDSFLQYPLFKVGGNPVFFLDNDQTERVSSLFENMLVEIESGYQYKYDLMRSYMNLIVHEALKMKPAGSYLKHKDAATRISSLFLELLERQFPVSLEHSLQLKSANDFANRLSVHTNHLNRAVKKITGKTTTDHISKKVIDEAKAILSHTDWNIADVAYCLGFENPSYFNNFFKKQTRMTPREFRS; encoded by the coding sequence ATGCAAAAAAGCGAATCTGTAAAAGACTTTTACAATAGGATAGCAATTTCGGATACAGAAACAAAACCGCACCTTCTAACAAACAAGGACGGTGGACATTTTAATGTGTACAAAAGAAGTGACATTGCTTGCAAAAACTACAGTCCGTACAATCGGAGGGATTTTTATAAGATATCACTCATCAAAGGAACAGGTACTTTGCACTACGCCAACCAATGGATTGAAGTCAAGCAAAACACTTTGCTCTTTTCCAACCCCAATATCCCTTATTCTTGGGAAGCTAAATCAGCAGAACAGTCAGGCTATTTTTGCCTTTTCACCAAAGAGTTTGCCACTTCCAACCATCAAAATGACAGCTTTTTGCAATACCCACTTTTCAAAGTGGGGGGCAACCCGGTTTTCTTCTTAGATAATGACCAAACTGAGCGAGTAAGCAGTTTATTTGAAAATATGCTAGTTGAAATAGAATCAGGCTACCAATACAAATATGACCTCATGAGAAGTTATATGAACCTGATAGTGCATGAGGCTTTAAAAATGAAACCTGCTGGATCGTACCTCAAACATAAAGATGCCGCTACTAGAATCTCCTCTCTTTTTCTTGAGCTACTCGAAAGGCAATTTCCCGTTTCATTGGAGCATTCTTTACAGCTCAAAAGTGCCAACGACTTTGCCAACCGGCTTTCCGTACATACCAATCATCTTAACCGAGCCGTGAAGAAAATCACAGGAAAAACGACTACAGATCATATAAGTAAAAAGGTAATTGATGAAGCCAAAGCTATTCTAAGCCATACGGACTGGAACATTGCAGATGTAGCCTATTGCCTTGGTTTTGAAAACCCTTCTTACTTCAACAACTTCTTTAAGAAGCAAACCCGTATGACTCCTAGGGAATTTAGAAGTTAA
- a CDS encoding aldo/keto reductase: MKYRKLATTDEQLSAIGLGCMGMSFAYGPRDDKHSIETLEHALSIGINFWDTADMYGVGHNEELLGKVLQKKRDKVFLATKFGFRVDKNFDPSNMKTYKTYFDGSPAYVKEACEASLKRLGVDTIDLYYTHRVDPNVPIEETVGAMAELVKEGKVRYLGLSEASASSIRKAHAEHPITALQSEYSLFTRDLESEILPLCRELGISVVPYSPLGRGMLTGTIKEAPKASDDFRANLPRFQEEVFVENKKLVDKLEEIATKKGNTPAQLALAWLLAQGDDIIPIPGTKKIKYLDENAGSVTIDLSTNELQAISSLSDNIKVLGERYTEGAMKMVNN; encoded by the coding sequence ATGAAATATAGAAAATTGGCAACTACCGATGAGCAACTTTCAGCTATTGGGTTGGGTTGTATGGGAATGAGTTTCGCTTATGGACCAAGGGATGATAAGCACTCAATAGAAACACTTGAACATGCACTTAGTATTGGCATAAACTTCTGGGACACGGCCGATATGTATGGGGTTGGCCATAATGAAGAGTTACTGGGCAAGGTATTGCAAAAAAAAAGGGATAAGGTTTTCCTTGCCACCAAGTTTGGCTTTCGGGTCGACAAAAATTTTGACCCTTCAAACATGAAAACCTACAAGACTTATTTTGATGGAAGCCCAGCTTACGTAAAAGAAGCTTGTGAAGCTAGCTTGAAGCGTTTGGGAGTTGATACCATCGATTTGTATTACACGCACCGGGTTGACCCCAATGTACCCATAGAAGAAACCGTTGGGGCTATGGCAGAGCTGGTGAAAGAAGGAAAGGTTCGTTACCTAGGGCTTTCAGAAGCTTCTGCAAGCTCTATTCGCAAAGCCCATGCAGAGCACCCCATCACAGCTTTACAAAGTGAATATTCTCTTTTTACCCGAGATTTAGAATCGGAAATACTTCCACTTTGCCGCGAATTAGGCATTTCAGTAGTACCCTACAGCCCACTGGGCAGAGGCATGCTTACTGGAACAATAAAAGAAGCCCCAAAAGCATCGGACGATTTTCGAGCTAATTTGCCTAGGTTCCAAGAGGAGGTCTTTGTTGAAAACAAAAAGCTAGTGGATAAACTAGAAGAAATAGCAACAAAGAAAGGTAATACTCCAGCCCAATTGGCGCTAGCTTGGCTGTTGGCTCAGGGAGATGACATCATTCCAATACCGGGAACAAAGAAAATCAAGTATCTCGATGAAAATGCCGGTTCTGTAACTATCGACCTTAGTACCAATGAGCTACAAGCAATCTCTTCTCTATCCGATAACATTAAAGTATTAGGAGAAAGGTATACAGAAGGCGCAATGAAAATGGTGAATAATTAA
- a CDS encoding FtsX-like permease family protein, whose product MKNSSAPKALLSVFKWFCKPDYHADIEGDLLELYERKVQSDGKRKANWLLLKDILLLFRPGIIRPVIRTNPLKSNGMYKHYIKIGFRNILKHKVYSSINIMGLVIGMLAVLMLAKYVGFFVGYDGFHEQVEQIFVIQQEEKQEGKLMYAGKQTYNGVAEFAKENYPEILEASRYGFNVEMLITTNGKEGEEQVKFNEQRIYTVDSSFFNIFSFEFLQGDPATALSQPGSVVLTASTAKKYFGEEDAVGEFLQSSLPWGEKHELQVTGVIQDTPLNSTFSFDFLQTSVGKELEGDWLYPDMGLFVLLDPSAQPKLLGAKISADISSLEEFTSIQKELFIELKPIKGNLSNTEYLLALVGVFMLVITWINFINLTGANALNRFKEMGVRKVLGSLKSQIVRQFVLEGLLLNGLALVLVILAATLLFPAIKEFANGRILPLLEWDTQTNSLFLLVFFFGSIASSAYPAIVLSKLHPMDALKGRLFNQTTKVGFRKVLVVFQFSLSMVLIIGIFIISDQMKFMQNHDLGFELDRTLIVKTAKKGWRGKSQFEAFKTEVGALSVVEGVASSTMVPGGGNGQDVVCNLQSSKEGVQLHLIGVDEHYMDNYQLHILAGKGFSEEAIWKNKRGVIINKAAFELLGLNNLEEALTQKIVNQNNGKTYDILAVIDNYHHQSLKEKIHPLLFEFNPFRGHTSIKLAARSYQDYDNLALAIQGIEDVWESVYPDQYFDYYFLDDRFNSQYEAETNFRKIFGVFTGISIFVACLGLFGLSVFVSLRRKKEVGVRKTFGASSIHILGLFIKEYLGQIILAAFLGAPIAYFLMHKWLENYSFRASIGIESFLLPILLLTSISLLCIAYQTVKAAFTNPTETLQNE is encoded by the coding sequence ATGAAAAACTCCTCAGCTCCAAAAGCTCTTTTGAGCGTATTCAAATGGTTTTGCAAGCCCGATTACCACGCCGATATAGAAGGTGATTTGCTGGAACTCTACGAGCGCAAGGTGCAGTCGGATGGCAAAAGAAAGGCAAATTGGTTATTGCTCAAAGATATTTTACTTCTTTTCAGGCCAGGTATTATCCGACCTGTCATCAGAACGAATCCATTAAAATCTAACGGTATGTACAAGCATTATATCAAAATTGGTTTTCGGAATATCCTGAAGCATAAAGTCTATTCTTCTATCAATATTATGGGCTTGGTGATAGGAATGTTGGCAGTGCTGATGTTGGCGAAGTACGTTGGCTTCTTTGTGGGCTACGACGGCTTTCACGAGCAGGTCGAGCAGATTTTTGTGATCCAGCAGGAAGAAAAGCAGGAGGGGAAGTTGATGTATGCGGGGAAACAAACCTACAATGGTGTGGCAGAGTTTGCCAAGGAAAATTATCCGGAAATACTGGAGGCAAGCCGTTATGGCTTTAATGTAGAAATGCTGATAACAACGAATGGTAAAGAAGGAGAGGAACAGGTAAAGTTCAATGAACAGCGGATATACACGGTCGATTCTAGCTTTTTCAATATCTTCTCCTTCGAGTTTTTACAAGGAGACCCTGCTACTGCACTTAGCCAGCCTGGCTCGGTGGTGCTCACGGCTTCTACTGCCAAAAAGTACTTTGGAGAAGAAGATGCCGTGGGGGAGTTTCTTCAATCGAGTCTTCCTTGGGGCGAAAAACACGAGTTGCAGGTCACGGGTGTTATTCAAGATACTCCTCTCAATTCCACTTTTTCCTTCGATTTCCTCCAAACATCGGTGGGGAAGGAGCTGGAAGGTGATTGGCTGTATCCGGACATGGGGTTGTTTGTATTGCTAGATCCTTCAGCCCAGCCGAAGCTGCTTGGGGCTAAAATCAGTGCCGATATTTCGAGTCTTGAGGAGTTTACTTCTATCCAAAAAGAGCTTTTCATTGAATTGAAGCCTATTAAAGGGAACCTGTCTAATACGGAATATTTGCTTGCGCTTGTGGGGGTATTTATGCTCGTGATCACATGGATCAACTTCATCAACCTTACGGGGGCGAATGCCTTGAACAGGTTCAAAGAAATGGGTGTGAGGAAAGTATTGGGCTCGCTAAAGTCTCAGATTGTTCGTCAGTTTGTGTTGGAAGGCTTGCTGCTCAATGGGCTTGCCCTAGTGCTTGTTATACTTGCCGCTACGCTTCTATTTCCTGCCATAAAAGAATTTGCCAATGGACGAATTTTGCCTTTGCTAGAGTGGGATACGCAGACCAATAGCCTATTTTTATTGGTGTTCTTTTTTGGTTCAATCGCTTCTTCTGCCTACCCTGCCATTGTTCTTTCCAAACTTCACCCAATGGACGCGCTCAAAGGGCGGCTTTTTAACCAAACCACTAAGGTAGGTTTTCGGAAAGTGCTGGTCGTGTTCCAGTTTAGTTTATCTATGGTTCTGATCATCGGCATATTCATCATCTCTGACCAGATGAAATTCATGCAAAATCATGACCTAGGATTTGAACTGGACAGGACGCTCATTGTAAAAACAGCGAAGAAAGGTTGGCGAGGAAAAAGCCAGTTCGAGGCATTTAAAACGGAGGTAGGTGCACTGTCGGTAGTGGAAGGGGTAGCGTCGTCTACCATGGTACCCGGCGGGGGAAATGGGCAAGATGTGGTTTGTAATCTGCAAAGTAGTAAGGAGGGAGTGCAGCTCCATTTGATAGGCGTAGATGAACATTATATGGATAATTACCAGCTCCATATCCTTGCTGGAAAAGGATTTAGCGAAGAGGCTATTTGGAAAAACAAACGAGGGGTCATCATCAATAAAGCGGCCTTTGAGCTTTTGGGATTAAACAATTTGGAAGAAGCTTTAACGCAAAAAATAGTCAATCAGAACAATGGGAAAACCTATGATATTTTAGCTGTTATAGACAATTACCATCATCAATCCCTAAAAGAGAAAATCCATCCGCTTTTATTTGAGTTCAACCCATTTAGAGGGCATACATCCATCAAATTAGCAGCTAGAAGTTACCAAGATTACGACAACCTTGCGCTTGCCATTCAGGGAATTGAAGACGTGTGGGAAAGTGTATACCCCGATCAATACTTCGATTATTATTTTTTAGATGATCGTTTTAACTCCCAGTATGAAGCAGAAACCAATTTTAGGAAAATATTTGGGGTTTTTACTGGCATATCTATTTTTGTGGCTTGCCTGGGGCTGTTTGGTTTGTCTGTTTTTGTAAGTTTGAGAAGGAAAAAAGAAGTGGGTGTTCGGAAAACCTTCGGAGCATCTTCCATTCATATTTTGGGCTTGTTCATTAAAGAGTATCTAGGGCAGATTATTCTTGCCGCATTTCTAGGTGCGCCTATCGCTTACTTTCTTATGCACAAATGGTTAGAGAACTACAGTTTTAGGGCAAGTATTGGAATTGAATCGTTTCTCCTTCCCATTCTTTTGCTCACCAGTATTTCTCTTTTGTGCATCGCTTATCAGACAGTAAAAGCAGCCTTTACCAACCCCACGGAAACACTTCAAAATGAGTGA
- a CDS encoding AAA family ATPase — protein MVKAFVFGKFLPFHKGHEAMVHFALQNCDFLSVLVCCSDKETIPDTKRKKWVEQSFEGQKNIEVRVFNYLESELPNTSESSKTVSKAWAGIFKQLFPDYSLLITSEEYGNYVASFMDIQHLAFDIPRQLYPVSATALRNDIFSYWKFLPASVKPDFAIKVVLLGTESTGKTTLSRKLSSHFNCSLVSEVAREIIENSNSFSFEDLHLLAMEHAKRIDQTVLGDSPLIIIDTDIHITKSYSEFFFDKALQVSSEIYNSNLADLYLYLNNDVPHVQDGTRLNETDRNLLDTSHRNTLAEHGIRFIEISGSWEERYAKAFFHIEKGISKRNKKSINYFKR, from the coding sequence ATGGTTAAAGCGTTCGTATTTGGCAAGTTTTTGCCTTTCCACAAAGGCCATGAGGCAATGGTACATTTCGCCCTCCAAAACTGCGACTTCCTTAGCGTGTTGGTCTGCTGTAGCGACAAAGAAACTATCCCTGATACCAAAAGGAAAAAGTGGGTTGAACAATCGTTTGAGGGACAAAAAAATATTGAAGTTCGAGTTTTCAATTATTTAGAAAGTGAATTGCCAAATACATCCGAGTCTTCCAAAACGGTTTCAAAAGCTTGGGCAGGCATTTTCAAACAGCTTTTCCCCGATTACTCCTTGCTCATCACCTCAGAAGAGTATGGCAACTATGTAGCCTCTTTCATGGATATTCAGCACCTTGCTTTTGATATTCCCAGGCAGCTCTACCCTGTTTCGGCCACAGCTCTTCGAAACGATATTTTCTCGTATTGGAAGTTTTTACCTGCTAGTGTAAAGCCAGATTTTGCAATAAAAGTGGTGCTATTGGGTACAGAGTCTACAGGCAAAACTACCTTATCGAGGAAACTCTCGTCCCATTTCAATTGTAGTTTAGTTTCAGAAGTTGCACGCGAAATTATTGAAAACTCCAATTCGTTTAGCTTTGAAGACTTGCATCTCTTGGCAATGGAACATGCTAAAAGAATAGACCAAACTGTGCTAGGCGATAGCCCTCTCATCATCATAGATACCGATATTCATATTACAAAATCGTACTCGGAGTTCTTCTTTGACAAAGCCCTTCAAGTCAGTTCTGAAATATACAACTCCAACCTTGCAGACCTTTACTTGTATCTAAACAATGATGTTCCCCACGTACAAGATGGGACAAGGCTCAATGAAACAGATAGGAACCTATTAGATACCTCACATAGAAACACCTTGGCTGAGCACGGAATTCGCTTCATTGAAATTAGCGGAAGTTGGGAAGAAAGGTATGCTAAAGCGTTTTTTCATATAGAGAAGGGAATTAGCAAACGCAACAAAAAATCTATCAACTATTTCAAACGCTAA
- the pnuC gene encoding nicotinamide riboside transporter PnuC, which translates to MDFFSIEKIAFEIWGNPISYVELIGTAFGLLSVYLASRANILTWGTGIVNEVFLFILFFQVQLYADMFLQVYFFIVTLYGWYNWKTKENKKKVSKISPNNRLIIALAIVIGTILSGYLFKNIHSYLPSLFTIPAAYPFVDSFIMVSSIAATILLAKKKIENWYLWLIIDIVCVILYFIREVYFLSLEYFIFLGLVAYGLYNWKKLLKNG; encoded by the coding sequence ATGGACTTCTTCAGCATTGAAAAAATAGCCTTTGAAATCTGGGGCAATCCCATTAGCTATGTAGAACTCATAGGAACAGCATTTGGCTTGCTCTCGGTTTATTTGGCCTCCAGAGCCAATATCTTAACTTGGGGTACTGGCATTGTAAATGAAGTCTTTCTCTTCATCTTGTTTTTCCAAGTTCAGCTCTATGCAGACATGTTCCTCCAAGTTTACTTCTTCATTGTCACGCTATACGGCTGGTACAATTGGAAGACCAAAGAAAACAAGAAAAAGGTTTCGAAAATCAGTCCAAACAACAGACTAATAATAGCTCTGGCAATTGTGATAGGTACGATCCTATCAGGATACTTATTCAAAAACATCCACAGCTACCTGCCTAGCCTGTTCACCATTCCAGCAGCTTATCCATTTGTAGATTCCTTCATCATGGTATCCAGTATTGCAGCCACTATCCTTTTGGCCAAAAAGAAAATAGAGAACTGGTATTTATGGCTCATTATTGATATTGTCTGCGTTATTCTGTATTTCATCAGAGAAGTTTACTTCTTATCCTTAGAATATTTCATTTTCCTTGGTTTGGTTGCATACGGGCTTTATAACTGGAAAAAATTGCTGAAAAATGGTTAA